The Verrucomicrobiia bacterium genome window below encodes:
- a CDS encoding tetratricopeptide repeat protein: protein MFSARKVGLAVALLALTFVMYWPVRHAGFVWDDNKHFLENPAVTAPDGLKPIWTSFVLAIYYPLTFTAFWLIYQSGGANPLPYHLVTLALHAVNAILLLFLLRRLNVRGAWLVAALWAIHPVNVESVAWATELKNTLSGAWFFASLLCFLHYERELKPNWYVSALLCFTAALLSKSSTVMLPAVLLLCAWWQRGRVGRVDVVRTLPFFALSLSASFVAVWAQVREKASEGAARDWSLQLPERLIVAGKDLWFYATKTLCPANLMFIYPRWSHGPRALTEWLPLAGVVAAGIILWRFQRTTAGRAAIFALGYFVIALSPVLGVFDQYFYRYSFVADHFQYLASIGIIALAVAAIAGVLQSRPLQLAIASAALISCGFVSRQHLSIFAYEEALWRDSVTRNPRAVIAQNNLGLVLYGQLQYRRAIECFDRALQVDPRSSEAHYNLGLVLTELGQYTNAVSQMWFALQVTPSFAKAENGLGFALQQLGQAGKAVAHFRHALELDPDYVDAHNNLGRIFLDIGQPTEAEAQFREALRVHPTDFAAHENLGVVLFQQHRLDEAATEFREAARFNPDDPEPHKNLAEVLAMQDRLAEAQEERALAASSAERLGETHYRIATALQEDGDPDGAIKHFRKSISYRPNVAEVYLALGRVLVEQDRFAEAIAVLRQGTAAVPDDLRVHDELTRLLARTPDTGNDRKP from the coding sequence ATGTTTTCCGCTCGGAAGGTGGGACTCGCGGTGGCGTTGTTGGCTCTCACCTTTGTTATGTACTGGCCCGTTCGTCACGCGGGGTTCGTTTGGGACGACAACAAACACTTCCTCGAAAATCCTGCGGTCACCGCGCCGGATGGGCTGAAACCAATCTGGACGTCGTTCGTCCTGGCCATTTACTACCCGCTGACGTTCACGGCGTTTTGGCTCATCTACCAATCGGGAGGAGCGAATCCGTTGCCGTACCACCTGGTCACCCTGGCGCTGCATGCAGTGAACGCCATATTGTTGCTGTTCCTCCTGCGGCGGCTGAACGTTCGCGGGGCATGGCTTGTCGCCGCCCTTTGGGCCATTCATCCTGTCAACGTTGAGTCGGTGGCGTGGGCCACTGAATTGAAGAACACGCTCTCCGGAGCCTGGTTCTTCGCCTCCTTGCTGTGTTTCCTTCACTATGAGCGCGAACTCAAGCCGAATTGGTATGTCAGTGCATTGCTTTGCTTTACCGCAGCACTGCTGAGCAAATCCTCAACGGTCATGCTCCCTGCCGTACTCTTGCTATGCGCGTGGTGGCAGCGCGGACGCGTCGGGCGGGTTGATGTCGTGCGAACCCTGCCGTTCTTTGCGCTGTCGCTGTCAGCCTCGTTCGTCGCGGTTTGGGCGCAGGTGAGGGAAAAGGCCTCGGAAGGTGCGGCGCGCGATTGGTCGCTGCAGTTGCCGGAGCGATTGATCGTAGCGGGCAAGGATCTCTGGTTTTATGCGACCAAAACCTTGTGTCCGGCGAACCTTATGTTCATCTATCCGCGATGGTCGCATGGCCCGCGCGCGTTAACCGAGTGGTTGCCGCTGGCTGGCGTCGTAGCGGCGGGCATTATCCTCTGGCGGTTCCAGCGCACCACGGCGGGTCGCGCCGCTATTTTCGCCCTCGGCTATTTTGTTATCGCGCTGTCGCCCGTGCTGGGGGTCTTCGACCAGTATTTCTATCGATACAGTTTTGTGGCGGACCATTTTCAATACCTGGCCAGCATTGGCATTATCGCCCTCGCGGTAGCGGCAATCGCCGGCGTCTTGCAGTCGCGGCCTCTGCAACTCGCCATCGCCAGTGCAGCGTTGATTTCTTGTGGCTTTGTTAGCCGGCAACATCTGTCGATCTTTGCGTACGAAGAAGCACTGTGGCGGGATTCTGTTACCAGAAATCCCCGGGCCGTTATCGCGCAAAACAATCTGGGGCTGGTTCTGTACGGCCAGCTTCAGTATCGCCGCGCCATTGAGTGTTTCGACCGGGCATTGCAAGTGGACCCGCGCTCGTCCGAGGCGCACTATAATCTCGGCCTGGTACTGACAGAACTGGGCCAGTACACAAACGCCGTGTCACAGATGTGGTTCGCCCTGCAGGTTACGCCCTCCTTCGCCAAAGCAGAGAATGGACTCGGATTCGCTCTGCAGCAACTGGGACAGGCCGGCAAGGCCGTGGCGCATTTTCGTCACGCCTTGGAACTCGATCCGGATTACGTCGACGCTCACAACAATCTGGGCAGGATATTCCTGGATATTGGGCAACCCACCGAAGCCGAAGCCCAATTCCGCGAGGCTCTGCGGGTTCACCCGACTGATTTTGCCGCGCACGAAAATCTTGGCGTTGTCTTGTTCCAGCAACACCGACTCGACGAAGCAGCCACTGAGTTCCGGGAAGCCGCGCGATTCAACCCGGACGACCCGGAGCCCCACAAGAACCTGGCCGAGGTCCTTGCGATGCAGGACAGGTTGGCGGAGGCTCAGGAAGAACGTGCCCTTGCCGCATCGTCCGCCGAACGTCTCGGCGAGACCCATTACCGCATCGCAACCGCGTTGCAGGAGGACGGTGATCCGGACGGCGCCATCAAACATTTCCGAAAGTCCATCAGTTATCGACCAAACGTCGCCGAGGTGTACCTTGCGCTTGGCAGGGTGCTGGTCGAGCAGGATCGATTTGCCGAAGCCATCGCCGTGCTCCGTCAGGGCACCGCCGCAGTCCCCGATGATCTGCGCGTGCACGACGAATTAACGCGCCTGCTCGCCCGGACTCCCGATACCGGCAACGACCGGAAGCCATGA
- a CDS encoding YifB family Mg chelatase-like AAA ATPase — MLAKVHSAAVLGIDAYPIEIEVNSGWGQPAVIIVGLPDAAVKESRDRVKTAIENSGFKYVMGRTTINLAPADVKKEGPSFDLPIAVGILAVSEQIVAENLDDYAIVGELALSGEVRSINGVLPIAICARDQKKRGLIVPADNAAEAAVVQGLDVYPAKNLREVAEFLAGKREVQPLREDPAKIFQEQRSYDVDFVDVKGQEHVKRALEVAAAGGHNILMIGPPGSGKTLLAKRVPTVLPNSNLEEALETTKIHSILGLLPKGQALVATRPFRSPHHTTSNAGLLGGTANLTPGEISLAHNGVLFLDELPEFHRDVLEALREPLEEGRVVISRASGTMTFPANVMLVAAMNPCPCGFYGDPKRECRCSPNMITKYRNKISGPLLDRIDIHVEVPSVKYKEMAGEGTGESSEKIRPRVESARDLQRGRFKKTNSRMSPKEIKEFCKLDDESQQLLKMAMTELNLSARAYDRILKVSRTIADLESSPQIQSAHISEAIQYRTLDRQLWV; from the coding sequence ATGCTGGCCAAAGTTCATTCTGCAGCCGTTCTGGGGATCGACGCTTATCCGATTGAAATCGAAGTCAACTCTGGTTGGGGACAGCCGGCGGTCATCATCGTGGGTTTGCCGGATGCGGCGGTGAAGGAGTCGCGCGACCGCGTGAAGACCGCCATCGAGAACAGCGGGTTCAAGTACGTCATGGGTCGGACGACCATTAATCTGGCTCCAGCCGACGTAAAAAAAGAGGGTCCAAGTTTTGATTTGCCGATTGCGGTGGGGATTCTCGCGGTGAGCGAGCAGATTGTGGCGGAGAACCTCGACGACTATGCCATCGTGGGTGAACTTGCGCTCAGCGGTGAAGTTCGCAGTATCAATGGCGTGCTGCCGATTGCGATTTGCGCTCGCGATCAGAAGAAGCGCGGGCTGATTGTTCCTGCCGATAACGCGGCCGAAGCGGCGGTGGTCCAGGGACTCGACGTGTATCCCGCCAAAAACCTGCGCGAGGTCGCGGAGTTTTTAGCCGGCAAACGGGAAGTGCAACCGCTTCGTGAAGATCCCGCGAAGATTTTCCAGGAACAGCGCAGTTACGACGTCGATTTCGTCGATGTCAAAGGCCAGGAACACGTGAAACGCGCGCTGGAAGTCGCGGCGGCGGGCGGCCATAACATTTTGATGATCGGTCCGCCGGGCAGCGGGAAGACGTTGCTGGCGAAACGCGTCCCGACGGTGTTGCCGAATTCGAATCTCGAGGAGGCGCTGGAGACGACGAAGATCCACAGCATTCTCGGTTTGTTGCCCAAGGGACAGGCGCTGGTCGCCACGCGTCCGTTTCGCTCGCCGCATCACACGACGAGCAACGCGGGTCTGCTTGGCGGAACGGCGAACCTCACGCCCGGCGAGATCAGCCTTGCGCACAACGGCGTGCTGTTTCTCGACGAATTGCCGGAGTTCCACCGCGACGTGCTGGAAGCGTTGCGCGAACCGCTCGAAGAAGGCCGTGTCGTGATTTCGCGCGCCAGCGGCACGATGACCTTTCCCGCGAACGTCATGCTGGTCGCGGCGATGAATCCGTGTCCGTGCGGGTTCTATGGCGACCCGAAGCGTGAGTGTCGTTGTTCGCCGAACATGATCACGAAATATCGCAACAAGATTTCCGGGCCGTTGCTCGACCGCATTGATATCCACGTCGAGGTTCCGTCGGTGAAATACAAGGAGATGGCGGGCGAGGGGACGGGCGAATCGTCGGAGAAAATCCGTCCGCGCGTCGAGTCGGCGCGAGATCTACAGCGCGGACGTTTTAAGAAAACAAACTCACGAATGTCACCGAAAGAGATCAAGGAATTCTGTAAGCTCGACGATGAGAGCCAGCAATTACTGAAGATGGCGATGACGGAGTTGAATTTGAGCGCCCGCGCTTACGACCGCATCTTGAAAGTATCCCGCACCATCGCCGATCTCGAAAGCAGCCCGCAAATCCAGTCGGCGCACATTTCCGAAGCCATCCAGTATCGGACGTTGGATCGGCAGTTGTGGGTGTAG
- a CDS encoding PAS domain S-box protein — MMENNQDRDIELQRRAQLLDLAREGMFVRDMAGGITFWNRGAEQMYGWTKQEVVGHHSYELLRTKFPKPLSEIEADLLRLGYWNGELIHTRRDGNELIVESRWALQRDDRGEPVEILEINNDITERRRTEDALRLQDAVVRNMAEGVCLTRASDATIIYANPTFEKLFGYDPGGLNGKPVSVVNHSRTDKSPEQVTQEIIEELNRQHTGTYEIRNIRADGTAFWSRAHISTFDHPDHGKIWVSVNEDISERKAAEAKLQDETAVVQLLREVATAANEASNLEGALQACLDQVCAYTGWPVGHAYIVDHGPNRELISTKTWHLHTPGRFETFRKATEAMSYGPGVGLPGQILASGEPFWSGDITADPTFRRGAAAKELGLRAAVGFPVLAGDEVAVVLEFFSLDDARPKDLLLETMVLVGAQLGRVIERLRTEEALRQFSARVLKAQDEERRRIARELHDSTGQNLAALSMMLAKPLEGDSALDPGVRRLLGECRNLAEVCSHDVRTLSYLLHPPLMDERGLPSALRWFAEGFTKRSGVQVHLELSSDLPRLPQEIEMAMFRIVQESLTNTHRHSGSSTATIRLGVDRNQVRLEVRDNGKGLPRPQVGGRVIALGVGITGMRERVKELNGQMNIESSSGGTAVHVTLPFEGTAP; from the coding sequence ATGATGGAAAACAACCAGGATCGCGACATCGAACTGCAGCGACGCGCTCAACTGCTTGACCTCGCGCGGGAGGGCATGTTCGTCCGTGACATGGCCGGGGGCATTACCTTCTGGAACCGGGGGGCCGAGCAGATGTACGGCTGGACGAAACAGGAGGTCGTTGGGCACCATTCCTATGAGTTGTTGCGCACGAAGTTTCCCAAGCCGCTGTCTGAAATCGAAGCGGACCTGCTCCGCCTCGGCTACTGGAACGGTGAACTCATCCATACGCGGCGTGACGGCAATGAGTTGATCGTGGAGAGCCGCTGGGCCTTGCAACGGGACGATCGCGGAGAACCCGTCGAAATCCTGGAGATCAACAATGACATCACCGAGCGCCGGCGAACTGAGGACGCCTTGCGCCTGCAGGACGCGGTGGTCCGGAACATGGCGGAAGGCGTCTGCCTCACGCGAGCCAGCGACGCGACCATTATTTACGCCAACCCGACCTTTGAGAAACTATTCGGCTACGATCCAGGCGGGTTGAACGGCAAACCTGTATCGGTCGTCAATCATTCCCGGACTGACAAATCGCCCGAACAGGTCACGCAAGAGATCATTGAGGAACTGAACCGGCAGCACACCGGCACGTATGAGATCCGGAATATCCGGGCGGATGGCACCGCTTTTTGGTCTCGCGCCCACATCTCCACCTTTGATCACCCCGACCACGGGAAGATATGGGTTTCGGTGAACGAGGACATCAGCGAGCGCAAGGCGGCGGAAGCCAAACTACAGGATGAAACGGCAGTCGTGCAGCTGTTGCGAGAGGTTGCCACGGCAGCGAATGAAGCATCCAACCTGGAAGGGGCGTTGCAGGCGTGCCTGGACCAGGTTTGCGCATATACCGGCTGGCCAGTGGGCCACGCGTACATCGTGGATCATGGTCCAAATCGGGAGTTGATCTCCACCAAGACCTGGCACCTTCACACGCCCGGTCGCTTTGAGACCTTCCGCAAGGCGACCGAGGCGATGAGCTACGGCCCGGGCGTCGGCCTGCCGGGCCAGATTCTGGCCAGCGGCGAGCCCTTTTGGAGCGGCGATATAACCGCCGATCCGACTTTTCGGCGCGGGGCGGCAGCCAAAGAACTCGGCCTGCGGGCAGCGGTGGGTTTCCCCGTGCTGGCAGGCGATGAGGTCGCCGTGGTGCTGGAATTCTTTTCCCTGGATGACGCCCGGCCGAAGGATCTGTTGTTGGAGACGATGGTGTTGGTCGGAGCCCAGCTCGGCCGCGTGATTGAGCGACTGCGAACCGAGGAAGCGCTGCGGCAATTCTCCGCGCGCGTTCTCAAGGCGCAGGACGAAGAGCGGCGGCGCATTGCCCGCGAGTTACACGATTCGACCGGACAGAATCTCGCCGCCTTGTCGATGATGCTGGCAAAACCCCTCGAAGGAGATTCCGCCCTTGATCCCGGAGTCCGTCGGTTGCTCGGTGAATGTCGGAACCTGGCGGAGGTGTGTTCGCATGATGTCCGTACTCTGTCGTATTTGTTGCACCCACCTTTGATGGATGAACGGGGTCTGCCCTCGGCTCTGCGCTGGTTTGCGGAGGGCTTCACGAAACGTAGCGGCGTCCAGGTCCACCTGGAGCTGTCCTCCGATTTGCCACGGCTCCCCCAGGAGATCGAGATGGCGATGTTTCGGATCGTGCAGGAGAGCCTGACCAACACACATCGTCATTCCGGAAGTTCCACGGCCACGATCCGGCTCGGCGTGGATCGGAACCAGGTGCGGCTGGAGGTGCGCGACAACGGAAAGGGGCTGCCCAGGCCACAGGTCGGCGGCCGTGTGATTGCACTGGGCGTCGGCATTACCGGCATGCGGGAACGAGTAAAAGAATTGAACGGACAGATGAACATCGAAAGCAGCTCCGGCGGCACGGCAGTTCACGTGACCCTGCCGTTCGAGGGAACGGCGCCATGA
- a CDS encoding response regulator transcription factor yields the protein MTKLRVLVADDHEVVRAGVRSLLEDQPDCDVCGEAVTGREAVTLAQQLRPDIVVLDITMPELNGLEAARQILKSVPNVQVLILSVHESEELIREIVEIGAHGYILKSDAGRELAAAIRALGQRESYFTSKVAQIALRAYLNKQNGVHTPSSPDGTLTPREREVLQLLAEGKSNKEVASTLGISVMTAETHRANIMHKLGAHSVAELVHYAVRHKMITP from the coding sequence ATGACCAAGCTGCGCGTGCTGGTTGCCGACGATCATGAAGTGGTTCGTGCGGGGGTGAGGTCGCTGCTGGAGGACCAACCGGACTGCGATGTCTGTGGTGAAGCGGTCACCGGCCGCGAGGCGGTGACCCTCGCGCAGCAACTCCGGCCGGACATTGTCGTCCTGGACATTACGATGCCCGAGCTCAACGGTCTGGAGGCGGCCCGCCAAATCCTGAAGTCTGTTCCAAACGTGCAGGTGTTGATCCTCAGTGTGCACGAATCCGAAGAACTCATTCGAGAGATTGTCGAAATCGGCGCCCACGGGTACATTTTGAAATCCGATGCCGGCCGCGAGTTGGCAGCGGCCATACGCGCGCTGGGGCAGCGCGAGTCGTACTTCACTTCCAAGGTCGCCCAAATTGCGTTGCGCGCCTACCTGAACAAACAGAACGGTGTTCACACCCCATCATCGCCTGACGGCACGCTGACTCCCCGCGAACGCGAAGTGCTACAATTGCTCGCCGAAGGCAAGAGCAACAAGGAAGTGGCGTCCACTTTGGGGATCAGTGTCATGACTGCGGAGACGCACCGGGCCAACATCATGCACAAGCTGGGCGCACATTCGGTCGCCGAGTTGGTGCACTACGCTGTCCGTCACAAGATGATCACACCGTGA
- a CDS encoding response regulator transcription factor: MKVSAENTQEVSAQLLRILLVDDHDLVRQGLRSMLDTQPGWTICGEAATGLEAIELSQQLRPDVAVVDIHMPGMDGLQATREILAINPQIEVLILTLDETEEIVRGATAAGARGIVMKSDAAHELVTAVATLARHEPFYATKASKIIVQSMAHPLGASVDRAGLSKRERDVVILVAEGHSNKEIGAALSISAKTVESHRRNVMHKLGLKSTAELVRYAVRDGLIQP; this comes from the coding sequence ATGAAAGTTTCCGCGGAAAACACGCAAGAAGTCAGCGCACAACTACTGCGCATTCTTCTGGTCGACGATCACGATCTTGTGCGCCAAGGGCTGCGATCCATGTTGGATACGCAGCCGGGTTGGACAATTTGTGGGGAAGCAGCTACCGGCCTTGAGGCCATTGAACTATCGCAACAACTCCGACCCGATGTCGCCGTGGTAGACATCCACATGCCTGGCATGGATGGTCTGCAAGCAACCCGCGAAATCCTGGCGATCAATCCTCAAATCGAGGTTCTCATTCTCACGCTTGATGAAACGGAGGAAATAGTGAGGGGCGCCACGGCTGCGGGCGCACGGGGAATCGTGATGAAATCCGATGCGGCGCACGAGTTGGTCACCGCCGTTGCCACCCTCGCGCGACACGAACCCTTCTACGCCACGAAAGCTTCGAAGATCATCGTCCAAAGCATGGCACATCCCCTTGGCGCTTCGGTCGATCGTGCCGGGTTGAGCAAACGCGAGCGCGACGTGGTCATACTGGTGGCCGAAGGCCACAGTAACAAGGAAATCGGCGCCGCACTCAGCATCAGTGCCAAGACCGTTGAAAGCCACCGCCGGAACGTCATGCACAAGCTCGGACTCAAATCCACCGCCGAACTGGTGCGCTACGCGGTGCGCGACGGCCTCATTCAGCCGTAG
- a CDS encoding TonB-dependent receptor: protein MKWTLNKQVSCGHESMLKRLPCLSRQLTGHYRLRASLLPIATLAITLQAQRSPAQTNEPVQSASELKRMSLQELFDIEVTSVSKKPEKLSETAAAIHVVTDEDIRLSGALSIPEALRDIPGVEVARVDSSQYAITARGFNGTTANKLLVLMDGRSLYTPLFSGVFWDVQDTFMEDIARIEVIRGPGATVWGANAVNGVINIISKSAEETQGTLVTGGGGNEEQEFGGVRYGGQLGSNVFFRVYGKYFNRDDSVLPNGEDAGDRFQMGQGGFRVDWKPSTDNLFTLQGDAYDGSVGQTNADEVALTGGNVIGRWTHTFSDDSDLQIQTYYDRTDRDIPPIFAETLHTFDVDARHRFPLGQRQDIVWGVGYRLTDDHVDNSPSLAFLPPDLTHHLFTGFVQDEIKIVEDRLHFTLGSKVEHNDYTGFEYEPSGRIAWTPSEEHTIWAAASRAVRTPSRIDRDFFVPGTPPFLLAGGPGFESERLYAFELGYKTEPITNLTASVATFYNIYDDLRSLESGPPFVIANGLEGESYGVELEVTRQILSGWRLNAGYTFFDLQLHTKPGSTDTTQEGQEGDSPRQQAFIKSSMDLPHRVEFDCVLRYVDELPHQQVPQYVALDVHLGWRATKNLELSIVGQNLLDPQHPEFGMPATRTEVQRSVYGKITCRF from the coding sequence ATGAAGTGGACTCTCAACAAGCAGGTGAGCTGTGGGCACGAGTCGATGTTGAAACGACTCCCTTGCCTTTCTCGGCAACTTACAGGTCATTACCGCCTTCGGGCTTCTCTTCTACCCATCGCAACGCTGGCCATCACATTGCAGGCGCAACGCAGCCCGGCGCAGACGAACGAGCCGGTGCAGTCCGCGAGCGAACTCAAGAGGATGAGCCTGCAAGAGCTGTTCGATATAGAGGTCACTTCCGTTTCAAAAAAACCCGAAAAGCTCTCCGAAACCGCGGCGGCAATCCATGTGGTCACCGACGAAGATATTCGCCTATCGGGCGCGCTCAGTATTCCCGAGGCGCTACGCGACATTCCAGGCGTCGAAGTAGCCCGTGTCGATTCGAGTCAGTACGCCATCACCGCGCGTGGTTTCAATGGCACGACCGCTAACAAGCTTCTCGTACTAATGGATGGGCGAAGTTTGTACACCCCGCTGTTCTCTGGTGTTTTTTGGGATGTGCAAGACACGTTCATGGAGGACATCGCGCGAATCGAAGTGATTCGCGGCCCGGGAGCGACGGTTTGGGGCGCGAACGCCGTCAACGGCGTCATCAACATCATCAGCAAAAGCGCGGAGGAAACTCAGGGGACTTTGGTCACAGGCGGTGGGGGCAACGAGGAGCAAGAATTTGGCGGGGTACGCTATGGTGGTCAACTGGGCTCCAACGTATTTTTCCGCGTATACGGGAAGTATTTCAATCGCGATGATTCCGTGCTCCCCAACGGGGAGGATGCGGGGGACCGGTTCCAGATGGGACAAGGCGGATTTCGCGTCGATTGGAAGCCTTCGACCGACAACCTCTTCACGCTGCAGGGGGATGCCTACGATGGCTCGGTCGGCCAAACCAACGCCGACGAAGTTGCGTTGACCGGCGGCAATGTTATCGGACGCTGGACACATACATTTTCGGACGATTCGGACCTGCAAATTCAAACCTACTACGACCGCACAGATCGGGACATTCCGCCGATCTTTGCCGAGACACTCCACACATTTGACGTCGATGCGCGCCATCGGTTTCCCCTCGGCCAACGGCAGGACATCGTCTGGGGCGTGGGTTACCGTCTCACGGACGATCACGTAGACAACAGCCCTTCGCTCGCGTTCCTACCGCCGGACCTGACTCACCATCTGTTTACGGGTTTCGTTCAGGATGAGATTAAGATTGTGGAAGATCGGCTTCACTTCACCTTGGGGTCAAAGGTGGAGCACAACGACTACACAGGGTTCGAATATGAGCCGAGCGGACGGATCGCATGGACGCCGTCCGAGGAACACACTATCTGGGCGGCTGCCTCGAGAGCTGTGCGCACGCCGTCGAGAATCGACCGCGATTTCTTCGTCCCCGGGACTCCACCGTTCCTGCTTGCCGGCGGCCCAGGCTTTGAGTCGGAAAGGCTCTATGCCTTTGAGTTGGGGTACAAAACCGAACCGATCACCAATCTCACCGCTTCCGTGGCGACGTTCTACAACATTTATGATGACTTGCGCAGTCTGGAGAGCGGCCCGCCATTCGTGATCGCGAACGGGCTCGAAGGCGAGAGTTATGGCGTGGAGTTGGAGGTGACGCGCCAAATACTGAGTGGGTGGCGGCTGAATGCGGGGTACACGTTTTTTGATCTGCAACTGCACACCAAACCCGGAAGCACAGACACTACACAGGAAGGTCAGGAAGGTGATTCGCCCCGTCAGCAAGCTTTCATCAAGTCCAGCATGGATCTACCCCATCGTGTGGAGTTTGACTGTGTCCTCCGCTACGTGGATGAGCTCCCTCACCAGCAGGTGCCCCAGTATGTGGCGCTTGACGTGCATCTCGGCTGGCGGGCCACGAAAAACCTGGAGCTTTCGATCGTAGGTCAGAATCTTCTCGACCCGCAACACCCGGAATTTGGGATGCCGGCGACGAGAACGGAAGTTCAACGCAGTGTGTATGGGAAGATCACATGCCGCTTCTAG
- a CDS encoding YfiR family protein has translation MLAATALRLDAAEATGKIVREYDLKAAFLFNFTHFVEWPPEAFTDNDAPIVIGILGDDPFGPVLDRIIEGETIRNRKLVIKRSRRIQDLKACHVLFISKSEKGRIGQILTSLDGTSVFTIGEVEGFARRGGITNLFLQGNKVRFEINVEAAKRKGLKVNAQLLALGTVVGPQTAKEIN, from the coding sequence TTGCTGGCGGCCACGGCGCTGAGGTTGGATGCCGCAGAGGCGACAGGCAAGATTGTTCGGGAATACGATCTGAAGGCCGCTTTCCTCTTCAATTTTACGCATTTTGTGGAATGGCCACCAGAGGCATTCACCGACAACGACGCGCCAATCGTCATCGGGATATTGGGTGATGACCCGTTTGGTCCGGTTCTGGACAGAATCATCGAGGGTGAAACCATCCGGAACCGCAAATTGGTCATTAAACGCTCCCGGCGGATCCAGGACTTAAAAGCCTGCCATGTGCTCTTTATCAGCAAATCGGAAAAAGGCCGTATCGGCCAGATACTAACCAGTCTGGACGGCACCAGCGTATTTACGATCGGCGAAGTCGAAGGGTTTGCGCGCCGTGGTGGCATTACCAACCTCTTTCTGCAAGGGAACAAAGTGCGGTTTGAAATCAACGTGGAAGCAGCGAAACGCAAGGGGCTCAAGGTCAACGCGCAATTGCTGGCCCTGGGAACAGTGGTTGGTCCCCAGACGGCCAAAGAGATTAATTAA